In Selenomonas sp. TAMA-11512, a genomic segment contains:
- the rnhA gene encoding ribonuclease HI has product MAKKYYAVRRGRTTGIFTDWMSCKASIDGFQGARYKGFLSREEAEAWLLGDDPRDGRSARPMKSVRAGDIAETGTPGSLSDLFGKSAAAPAVPEGHLVYTDGSCLRNPAGPGGWAVCIVDESAANGFRTVSGGVPSTTNNRMEMTAVIEALRTVSPGDSLTVVTDSQYVKNGITKWIFSWKKRGWKKADGESVLNQDLWMEMDRLMATRRVDFQWVKGHAGSRYNEICDALAKKEASTYT; this is encoded by the coding sequence ATGGCCAAGAAATACTACGCCGTGCGCAGAGGGCGCACCACAGGCATCTTTACCGATTGGATGAGCTGCAAGGCGTCCATCGACGGATTTCAGGGAGCCCGCTACAAGGGCTTTTTGAGTCGCGAGGAAGCGGAAGCATGGCTCCTCGGCGACGACCCCCGCGACGGCAGGAGCGCGCGTCCGATGAAGAGCGTCCGTGCCGGAGACATCGCGGAAACAGGCACGCCCGGATCCCTCTCCGACCTGTTCGGCAAGAGCGCCGCAGCACCTGCCGTCCCGGAAGGGCACCTCGTCTACACCGACGGCTCGTGTCTCCGAAATCCCGCGGGCCCCGGAGGATGGGCCGTCTGCATCGTGGATGAGAGCGCCGCGAACGGCTTCCGCACCGTCTCCGGCGGAGTGCCGTCGACGACGAACAACCGCATGGAGATGACCGCCGTCATCGAAGCCTTGCGCACCGTATCGCCGGGTGACTCGCTCACTGTCGTCACCGACAGTCAGTACGTCAAGAACGGCATCACAAAGTGGATATTCAGCTGGAAGAAGCGCGGCTGGAAAAAAGCGGACGGCGAGAGCGTACTGAACCAAGACCTGTGGATGGAGATGGACCGTCTCATGGCGACGCGGCGCGTGGACTTCCAGTGGGTCAAGGGGCACGCGGGCAGCCGCTATAACGAAATCTGCGACGCACTCGCCAAAAAGGAAGCGTCAACGTACACATAA
- a CDS encoding 2-dehydropantoate 2-reductase codes for MNIAIFGAGGTGGILAAYLAKAGNDVTLLARGKHLAAIQARGITLETPHLGVLTVPVRAVAAEDYTDTPDILFICVKYYALDDAIALVKRIASKDTLVVPILNVFGTGEVIQSALDPSGETLTVLDGCIYVVAHIKEPGVLTQEHKILRVIYGYRPEQPKRLEEKAKALEAILTQADIRTAYTDDIRAASLEKFSFVSPMGAAGLYYGAKAADFQTEGEKRETFKALVAEVQAIGEAMGLTFRHDLVESALLLIDKSNPATITSMQRDVEAGRISEFAGLVTRVCELGKKYGVPTPWYDKVQERAALLSTGR; via the coding sequence ATGAACATCGCCATCTTCGGCGCCGGCGGCACCGGCGGCATCCTCGCCGCGTACCTCGCCAAAGCCGGCAATGACGTCACCCTGCTCGCCAGAGGAAAGCATCTTGCCGCCATACAGGCGCGCGGCATCACCCTGGAGACGCCGCACCTCGGCGTCCTCACCGTACCCGTTCGAGCCGTGGCGGCGGAAGACTACACCGACACCCCCGACATCCTGTTCATCTGCGTCAAGTACTACGCGCTGGACGACGCCATCGCCCTTGTCAAGCGCATCGCGTCCAAGGACACGCTCGTCGTCCCCATCCTGAACGTCTTCGGCACAGGCGAAGTCATACAGAGCGCGCTCGACCCGAGCGGCGAGACGCTCACCGTCCTCGACGGCTGCATCTACGTTGTCGCCCACATCAAAGAGCCCGGCGTCCTCACCCAGGAGCACAAGATCCTCCGTGTCATCTACGGGTACCGCCCGGAGCAGCCCAAGCGCCTTGAAGAAAAGGCGAAAGCGCTCGAAGCGATTCTGACGCAGGCGGACATACGCACAGCATACACCGACGACATCCGCGCCGCGTCCCTCGAGAAGTTCTCCTTCGTCTCCCCCATGGGCGCCGCCGGTCTGTACTACGGGGCAAAGGCCGCCGACTTCCAGACGGAAGGCGAAAAGCGCGAGACATTCAAGGCGCTTGTCGCTGAAGTACAGGCGATCGGAGAAGCGATGGGGCTCACCTTCCGGCACGACCTCGTCGAGAGCGCCCTCCTCCTCATCGACAAGTCGAATCCGGCGACCATTACCAGCATGCAGAGAGACGTGGAAGCCGGAAGAATCTCCGAGTTTGCCGGTCTCGTCACGAGAGTGTGCGAGCTCGGCAAAAAGTACGGCGTCCCCACGCCGTGGTATGACAAGGTGCAGGAGCGCGCCGCCCTCTTATCCACAGGCAGGTGA
- a CDS encoding cytochrome c biogenesis CcdA family protein, which yields MTDFTFFTAPDTLLGAPLALALGAAVLAGALSFFSPCVLPMLPTYFLLLTQKNGSASSSFPSRIHLPGERPTKTGSFYPNVLAFLLGFSAVFCLLGASAAMLGDFLMMYADILQKAAAVLLVLFALFLSGVWQPAFLYREVRPLLGIQVKGTLSAFLFGAAFSIGWTPCTGPMLSLILLLAGTSATLSTGALLLVFYALGFAVPFLLLAVLYRRLEMHFQRLYRCMPVLQKLAALLLLIFAVLLWQGNTLWLAGFLLQ from the coding sequence ATGACAGATTTTACATTTTTCACCGCGCCGGATACTCTTCTCGGCGCTCCTCTCGCACTTGCTCTCGGCGCGGCAGTCCTCGCGGGGGCACTGTCCTTCTTTTCGCCCTGCGTCCTTCCCATGCTGCCGACATACTTTCTCCTCCTGACGCAAAAGAACGGCTCCGCATCGTCTTCCTTCCCTTCACGCATTCACCTCCCGGGTGAGCGGCCCACAAAGACCGGGAGCTTTTACCCGAATGTCCTCGCCTTTCTGCTCGGGTTCTCCGCCGTGTTTTGCCTGCTCGGCGCAAGCGCGGCGATGCTCGGCGACTTCCTGATGATGTACGCGGACATCCTGCAGAAGGCGGCCGCCGTGCTCCTCGTCCTCTTCGCCCTCTTCCTGTCCGGCGTATGGCAGCCCGCCTTCCTCTACCGAGAAGTACGCCCCCTATTGGGCATCCAGGTGAAAGGGACGCTCTCCGCGTTCCTCTTCGGCGCCGCCTTCTCCATCGGATGGACGCCGTGCACGGGCCCCATGCTCTCGCTTATCCTGCTGCTCGCCGGCACAAGCGCGACCCTCTCGACAGGCGCTCTGCTCCTCGTCTTTTACGCGCTCGGCTTCGCCGTCCCGTTCCTCCTGCTCGCCGTCCTCTACCGCCGTCTCGAGATGCACTTTCAGCGGCTCTACCGCTGCATGCCCGTCCTGCAGAAGCTCGCCGCGCTCCTCCTGCTCATCTTCGCCGTTCTCCTGTGGCAGGGAAACACGCTGTGGCTGGCGGGATTCCTGCTGCAGTGA
- a CDS encoding TlpA disulfide reductase family protein: MKSYKLLTLTFLLLAALSVTGCSGSDDAAAVKDKAAVRSETVPETRLRPAAERVDAPPIQATTMDGAPVTLDAKRDGKIHIINFWATWCPPCRAEMPELDILAGELKNRDDVAFYAVNLGDNPDTVHRFLVETGLVDLTILLNQDNSAARQYAVQSIPTTILIDADGKLAYRQIGMTTAAELKSALDALKEEDKR; the protein is encoded by the coding sequence ATGAAATCATACAAACTTTTGACTTTGACCTTCCTGCTTCTCGCCGCCCTCTCCGTCACGGGATGCTCGGGCAGCGACGATGCAGCCGCCGTGAAGGATAAAGCTGCCGTGCGCAGTGAGACGGTGCCCGAGACACGTCTCCGTCCCGCCGCGGAGCGCGTGGACGCTCCTCCGATTCAGGCGACGACAATGGACGGAGCGCCCGTCACACTCGACGCGAAGCGCGACGGCAAGATCCACATCATCAACTTCTGGGCGACGTGGTGCCCGCCCTGCCGCGCTGAAATGCCCGAGCTGGATATCCTCGCCGGTGAGCTGAAGAATCGTGACGATGTCGCGTTTTACGCGGTGAACCTGGGCGACAATCCCGACACCGTCCATCGATTCCTCGTCGAGACGGGACTCGTCGACCTCACCATCCTGCTCAATCAGGACAACTCCGCTGCGCGTCAATATGCCGTCCAGTCCATTCCTACGACGATCCTCATCGATGCGGACGGCAAGCTCGCCTATCGCCAGATCGGCATGACGACCGCCGCCGAACTGAAGTCGGCTCTCGACGCTCTCAAGGAAGAAGATAAACGATGA